The following proteins are co-located in the Corynebacterium kalinowskii genome:
- the rsmH gene encoding 16S rRNA (cytosine(1402)-N(4))-methyltransferase RsmH yields MTENHGHVPVMRDRMAELLRPGVEKLGENAVIVDGTLGAGGHTEYFLQVFPQVSVIGIDRDPIALENARERLRPFGDRFQPVQTRFDGLAEAVDEGQGSVVERAREFGIAGALFDLGVSSMQLDQPERGFAYKVDAPLDMRMDPTKGITAADVLNTYSHGELAHVLKFYGDERFAGKIASAVLREREKEPFTTSARLVELLYATIPAATRRTGGHPAKRTFQALRVEVNGELDALKNVIPMICDRLAVNGRVVFMSYQSLEDKIVKKALADLTTSKTPPGLPMDLPGTAPQFSLVTRGAETATEAEIAENPRSAPVRVRAAERIALPDGGVN; encoded by the coding sequence ATGACAGAAAATCACGGGCACGTCCCAGTGATGCGCGATCGCATGGCAGAGTTGTTACGGCCCGGCGTCGAAAAGCTCGGCGAGAATGCAGTGATCGTCGATGGCACCCTCGGTGCTGGTGGGCACACTGAGTATTTCCTTCAGGTCTTCCCGCAGGTAAGCGTCATCGGAATTGATCGTGACCCTATCGCGCTGGAAAATGCGCGCGAGCGTCTGCGGCCGTTCGGGGACAGGTTTCAGCCTGTGCAAACACGATTCGACGGTCTTGCGGAAGCTGTCGATGAGGGGCAGGGCAGCGTTGTAGAGCGCGCTCGCGAGTTTGGTATCGCGGGCGCGTTGTTTGACCTCGGGGTCTCTTCTATGCAACTTGACCAGCCGGAACGCGGTTTTGCCTACAAGGTTGATGCGCCTCTGGACATGCGCATGGACCCAACCAAGGGCATCACCGCCGCAGATGTCCTCAATACTTACTCGCACGGCGAGTTGGCCCACGTCCTGAAGTTCTATGGAGACGAGCGATTCGCGGGCAAAATTGCGTCCGCAGTGCTCCGGGAGCGGGAGAAAGAGCCGTTTACGACCTCGGCGCGGCTCGTTGAGCTGCTCTACGCCACCATCCCTGCTGCTACCCGTCGTACCGGTGGACATCCCGCGAAGCGGACGTTCCAGGCGCTGCGCGTGGAAGTCAATGGGGAGTTGGACGCGCTAAAAAATGTCATCCCGATGATTTGCGATCGGCTCGCAGTAAATGGGCGAGTGGTGTTCATGAGCTACCAGTCGTTGGAGGACAAGATCGTGAAGAAGGCGCTGGCAGACCTCACCACCTCGAAGACTCCTCCAGGCTTGCCCATGGATTTGCCGGGGACCGCACCACAATTCTCCCTCGTTACGCGAGGGGCAGAAACAGCCACCGAAGCTGAAATTGCCGAAAACCCACGATCTGCACCCGTGCGGGTGCGGGCCGCTGAACGTATCGCTCTACCTGATGGAGGAGTTAACTAA
- the mraZ gene encoding division/cell wall cluster transcriptional repressor MraZ → MFLGTYTPKLDDKGRLTLPAKFREELAGGLMVTKGQDHSLAIYPKAEFEARARKAAQVSRTIPEARAFIRNLAASADEQRPDAQGRITLSGPHRNYAGLTKECVVIGSVDFLEIWDSQAWATYQAETEDSFSSAEGEILGGLL, encoded by the coding sequence ATGTTCCTAGGCACCTACACCCCGAAGCTGGACGACAAGGGGCGGCTGACGTTGCCAGCAAAGTTTCGCGAGGAACTGGCTGGTGGGCTGATGGTAACCAAAGGGCAAGATCACAGTTTGGCGATCTACCCAAAGGCGGAGTTTGAGGCACGAGCAAGGAAAGCGGCTCAAGTGTCCCGAACCATTCCAGAAGCTCGCGCGTTTATCCGTAACTTGGCGGCGAGTGCGGACGAACAACGTCCGGATGCGCAAGGGCGCATCACCCTGTCAGGACCTCATCGCAACTATGCAGGCCTGACTAAGGAATGCGTAGTGATCGGTTCAGTTGACTTCCTTGAGATCTGGGATTCGCAAGCATGGGCCACCTACCAGGCTGAAACCGAGGATTCTTTCTCCAGTGCAGAGGGCGAGATCCTGGGCGGACTGCTTTAG
- a CDS encoding DUF3040 domain-containing protein: MSLSEQELRALREIEQSLLADDPKFGASVASATSESRVVFSLQAIALFVLGLVLLIGGIALSQTSMWFVALSVFGFLVMLGSGIWMLRSGDSSHVARVDRGPKRNSLGTNGGFAGRMDERFRSRFEDGQF, encoded by the coding sequence GTGTCGCTCTCTGAGCAAGAATTGCGTGCACTGCGGGAGATTGAGCAGTCGCTTTTGGCTGACGATCCAAAATTTGGTGCATCTGTGGCTAGCGCCACCAGTGAATCCCGCGTCGTTTTCTCCCTGCAAGCGATCGCTCTCTTTGTGCTGGGCCTAGTGTTGTTGATCGGTGGAATTGCGCTCAGCCAGACCTCGATGTGGTTTGTGGCTCTCAGCGTATTTGGATTCCTGGTCATGCTCGGGTCCGGCATTTGGATGTTGCGATCCGGTGATTCATCTCATGTGGCGCGTGTGGATCGAGGGCCAAAGCGAAACAGCCTGGGAACCAATGGCGGTTTCGCAGGGCGAATGGACGAACGCTTCCGCAGTCGTTTCGAAGACGGCCAGTTCTAG
- a CDS encoding GNAT family N-acetyltransferase produces MPVTIRRLQRAEFVYHAPALVDLYMNAMGYEPTLRESWISSWRRTATSAGFVATVAYDEDGILGIAHGHSGAPMHWWHLQVQKGLINTGTYEVHRRKLASYFELSEIHVRPGFQGHGLGAKLLKDVLSGTHHPFALLSTPEVDNEANGAFGLYRKYGFEDVLRDFTFSGDQRAFAILSAPLPLKTQS; encoded by the coding sequence GTGCCCGTTACTATCCGTCGACTGCAGCGCGCAGAGTTCGTCTACCATGCCCCCGCACTGGTAGACCTCTATATGAACGCCATGGGATACGAGCCGACGCTCCGAGAATCCTGGATCAGTTCCTGGCGCCGCACCGCTACCAGCGCTGGATTCGTCGCAACGGTCGCCTACGATGAAGATGGCATCCTGGGCATCGCTCACGGCCACTCGGGCGCGCCCATGCATTGGTGGCACCTGCAGGTCCAAAAGGGTTTGATCAACACCGGCACCTATGAAGTGCATCGACGAAAACTCGCCAGCTATTTCGAACTATCGGAGATCCACGTTCGCCCCGGCTTCCAAGGTCACGGGCTTGGCGCCAAACTCCTGAAAGATGTCTTGAGCGGCACACATCACCCTTTTGCGCTGCTGTCCACCCCGGAAGTCGACAACGAAGCCAACGGCGCATTCGGACTGTACAGAAAGTACGGTTTCGAGGATGTCCTACGTGACTTCACATTCAGTGGCGATCAGAGAGCGTTCGCCATTCTCAGCGCGCCCCTTCCCCTCAAGACACAAAGCTAG
- a CDS encoding SAV_6107 family HEPN domain-containing protein, producing the protein MATVVSATTRSISGGQGKRASFISRASILLRDAVLSYSQGELADALEFAYQAALRTAGAYVAGTPVAKRRRKPTGAWGQLALAGPEGKAWSASFAPYSTIRSRLITGLDSAVDSETVTELIELVEHFLDEVETGGQDSPMAA; encoded by the coding sequence ATGGCAACCGTAGTATCCGCAACTACCAGGTCGATTTCTGGCGGGCAGGGCAAGCGTGCCAGCTTCATTAGTAGGGCTTCTATTCTGCTTCGAGATGCAGTCCTAAGCTACAGCCAGGGCGAGCTTGCAGACGCCCTCGAGTTCGCTTACCAAGCAGCCTTGCGGACTGCGGGTGCCTACGTCGCTGGAACTCCCGTCGCGAAGCGTCGCAGAAAGCCAACGGGTGCTTGGGGTCAGCTGGCTTTGGCGGGGCCAGAGGGGAAAGCATGGTCGGCGAGCTTCGCCCCATATTCCACCATTCGTTCTCGGCTCATTACTGGCTTGGATTCTGCTGTGGACAGCGAAACCGTCACTGAACTTATCGAACTCGTCGAGCATTTTCTGGATGAAGTGGAAACTGGCGGACAGGATTCTCCGATGGCCGCTTAA